In Sparus aurata chromosome 5, fSpaAur1.1, whole genome shotgun sequence, the genomic window CAAAAGGATCTGATATTTATGAGACAGATTGTGATGGACAGAGAATTTAAACCAACTTTGAAtgacaatacatttaaaaactgtttaagtAAAGGCTTGACTGATATAATCAGATAGTTACAGATAAAGGAATAGAGACTTTAGAGAACTAATCAAAACTATATAACCTACCGAAATCAgacttttataaatatttacaagTGAGAAGTTTCCTTGTGGAAGAAATATGACAACATAAAACAGTGAAGGACAAACACCCTTTAATAACTTGTATATTAAACAtatcagtaaagtctgttaaagcactcttgttcagtgatttcatgatcagattcacttcatccacacaatcagtgtgttggagcagaatctcagctatgtacaagcaaataatgaagcatctccttattgattatgatcatgtgaagtgaagtcatcaggagcagcgagagcctccgtggctgaacagacacaggaaggagcgccgcctgaagaaagtccaacatttacacaacaacaagaaggcggcaaagtaccgcccacaatgtttgattgacaggttgatctgtgtgcagtgaagaaatgccacaacaatcagctctcagcaacaatgatggaaacacaacaagtctgaaggaatgaaacacacaatttaacccactgaccctgaaatgacttcagtctaTTTGAGTTTACTGAACTCAGCAGAGTCATAAACATAaactccagcatagagaggctgagtgaatgtggtctggactctgtggaggagagtcatggtgtcagagacgctgtagaaggacagaatacctgcactgtgatccaggtacactccaactctggaggaccgaggacctgagacgggagtttggACTTTGTTGTGAAAAAAGTTATAACTGATTGTGGAACAATCTAAcatccaagatttgtcattgtaTCCAAATCCACTTTCATCTGAGagccctgctctgctgatattcttgtatgcgactgctacataaactactcctctcctctccacctcccagtaacaacgtccagtcagactctctctactcaggacctgataccagtcagtgaatctgtctgggtgactagaataagactgttgttgactcgtgtatgttgcttttctgttcccctcagataataacagatatgtgtttgctgtgtttggatccagtgtgatttcacgtgaatatcttaagaagtcagctctggtctcgggctctggttgtgggtttgacagtaaaacatccacttgagtcactgtcagtgagatgttggtccatgtctctctcaggacgtcctgtagtttgtctctgagctctgacacagctgctgtcacatcctcaaagtacttgagaggacggatcttgatgctggatgagtgtgtagactcactgagtgctgacagtgaggggtagttgtgtagaaactggttgtgatcctctgtgtgtgagagcttcttcagctcagcgtctttcctcttcagctcagtgatctcctgctccagcttctcctgaagctctttgactcgactcacttcagtttcctgctgggatctgacctgctgcttcacatcagagcgtctttcctccatgagacggatcagctgggtgaagatcttctcactgtgctccactgctttatcagcagagccattgatggcctccacctcctgttgaagcagcttcacatcttcctctctgtcctggattctctgctggatgttgtgtcgactcccctccagctctctctgcctctcagtcctctctgctgcagctgacactgtgtcgtggcctttatgttcgtccacagggcagagataacagatacactgctgatcagtacgacagaacatcttcatcacctcatcgtgacgagagcagatgttctcctggagcttctctgacggctccaccagcttgtgtttcttgaaTTGAGCCACAGTATaatgaggctggaggtgtttctcacagaaagaaaccaaacagaccaaacaggacttgacagctctcagtttcctcccagtgcagacatcacaggccacatcttcaggtccagcatagcagagatcagcaggagcagcttggagtccagtcttcttcagctcctccactaaaactgctaacatggtgtttttcagcagctcaggcctcggtgtgaagctcttcctgcactgagggcagctgtggatccccttctcatcctctgtgtcccagtggtctttaatacagttcttgcagtagctgtgtccacagggagtagccaccggatccttcagtagatccaaacagatggaacaagagaaagtctctcggtccagctgaactgctttctgctccatttcacctctcagtgtcaacgaccgtctgagcttcacttcctgataactgaaactagtctgagctctgatctgaacacgtgtgtttgtgcagcgaatgaggtctgtcagctcagttacgcccatccacagactgtagatatgaaggggagggaacaaggaaatatagtgacagagtggagctgctgtgtgagaggaggaagaagagggagggctgatggagctgtgagtcactccaggacgaggagcagctctgtcaatcTGAACTTTGTTCCCTCTTTTACAACAGagcctcagttaaaacctgctccacacttgaaaacatcaaagtttgtagttgtaaaatgtttcttggCTCCTCAGGCTTTGCTGATATTTCAgataaacagctgactgacagttgGGAGTgatctacggaagccctaaagggccatgcattcattcattttatgtcCTCTGTTgtcccgtgataacgagttcatttcttttgttacaTACATGAACATGAGCTCTTCCAGTTCCTCAGTATCAGCCTCGCTGCAGTGATGAGGCCTGCAGTTATTAGTGCATGCTGTCCTTTGTTGACTCCTTGTGGCAAAAGTGTGCTTTCTCCCAGGAGACAGAACAGTGGAGACTCCTGTATCCAGTGTCCCAACCAATCTCCCAGTTTCCTTAATACTTCTTTCCAGAAAGGTAACACCACAGGACATTCCCAAAAGGCCCGTACACTTCCAACACCTTGTGTCTTCTACTAAGCCCGTTCTAAAAAGCTCCACAGGAGTGTAGTAATATCTATGTGTGATTCTGTAATGAGTAAATCTGCTTCTAATATCTCTAGTGGCCCAACCAACCCTGGAAACTATATGATGCCATTTCTCTTTACTTATTTCACATTCTAAATCTCTTTGCCATATTAATCTAAGATTCTCAGTATTCACACTTTGTAATTCCATTATATGTTTGTATAATATTGAAGCTCTATGCATTGTACTTGGCAGATCAACATATTAGATTCCTCTATACTTCTGTTAAGTGGGAACACACTTCACACGCTGCTCCTTAGTTGTAGATATTTCCATAATTCACCCCTTCCCTCCAAAAGAAATTGATCTACCAGCTCCTGATATGACTTATATAGATCATCAATCACACATATACCATTCCTCTGCCAAGGATCCCAACAAAATGAGTGTTTACCCATCACGATACGTGGGTTATCCCATATGGAAGAATGTTCCTGCTTGTATTGTGATTTCCCATCAACCTTTTGCACCTCAGACCACTGAGAGTTCTTCAGAATGGGATTTTTTCCCCTCAGCCACTTTAATCTGAGAAAGAGCCTGTTTGGTTCTGGAGGCAGCCACCATGTCCATTTCTATCTTTATCCAATCCAGCTGAGAATCGTAGTTAGCCCAGTGCCTCACCAGCTTAGACAATTAGAAAGATAAATTatatatttctacattttcCTGAGTAGTACCTACTGTACAAATTCAACATCTGTGTATTCACTCTATCAAACAAGATGACGAGCAGAAAAACTTCTGAGATCATCAAGATTTAATATCTTAGATTTTGGAGAGATGAGATGAAATATCTTGTTTTAAAGTTATTCAGTAATTTATATCTTTGAATCTATATTATTAAAatgatcttttgtttttctatcagTCAGGAAATGTTTACATGTTGCAGTTTTCAGATGAAGCAAAActcaacaacatcatcattccCTGAGTCGCAGAACATCTCAGGAGGATCTTTAATAAACATCATATCCCAGTTCACTTTAAACCTgccaacacactgaggcagacaCTTGTCCATCCTAAAGACAAAACACTCAGGCATAgacagagtaatgtagtttatggAGAGCACAGATTTGTACAATGGAGAGataaaacaacctctccataaacgagtggacaacacaggagggccgaCTCCTCATGTCaacactctgctgtccactgacatctgaaggagacaaatcgttctttgaggacaacaatgtgaacatgttgtccagagaagacagacggTTTGAACGAGGAGTCAAAGAATCCATctgtgtcaaactggaacgaccgTCTTTAAACAGAGGAGGTGACCTCAGACATTACTGATCATCCTCCTACAATGtagtactgagttctctccccagacagttTAACAACCAGtcacacctggactcacctggactcacctggaCTTAGCAACACACATGAAGGCCCACGATGCACCACAGCACCGACCTCCGCTCTCGTCTCCTGGACCGTCGGAGTGCTCACGCAATGCAAGTGAATGTGTCGACCGAGTCTCGGGAGTGATCGTCCCCATTTTCTGTGTACGTGACATTTTTGACTTTGTCATGAAAATTTGagggtttattttttatgtccttctttgtcctttttttaatttgaaagtacaGATGTATATTACACTGTGTTGTACGGCCAGTGTCCTAAAGTGAAAACATTCTTAATAAAACTTACTTGACTTGAGTTTCTCGTCTGTCTGGAGTTTCTGTGGCAGAGCTGAACATTTCCTCCAGATGTCAGTTAGTCAACACTTCATGTCACATGTAACCCGGGTGGGAAaacccttatttatttataatctTTTCCCTTATAAAGCAAAATTGTCATGTGATTGCGCCGTACGTCATCACTTCACGTCATCAGAGCGCGACCAGTGGCGGTAACATGACCCAGCTGTGGCTTGCTGCCAGCAGTAGCGAGAGGAGCAGGCTGGTGAAATGTTTGCTGCAGGTACGTCGTATCATCGTTCACTTAATTCAACATCAACCATTCCAGAACGAAATGCAATAACTGTTGAAACATAGGAGCCGACTACCAGAGCCGCTGAGCATCAGAATTGGAGCCGTATGCCGATTTAATCACAGACTTTGGTGAGTCGTGCTAACGCTATTCATTTGAATGGCGTTGGCTTAGCCTAGCCGCTACCTGTTGATTGTCGGAGCGGTTAAGTGTCTTGTATGTCTAGTTTCTCAGAATGTGTCCTGCCACATGAAGTGTTAGAAGTGTGACGTGATTTTATGATTGTGTGTATTATCTTTGTGGCAAGAATTGAATGTACTGAAGCTCTTTAAGCTAGTCTTCTTGTTGTTGGTGCTTTGCATCCAATGCACTTACATGCAGTCCAGGTAGCTGCTGGTACCGCTATGCATTTTGGTCTGGATGCTCGTCTTGGTGATACTGACGTACTGTGACGAATATTTTGATATAACAAATATTATGTTAATGATTCATATTGATTTATATATATCACGCTTTGATTATATTGTACAATATTGGAATTATTGAATTTAAGATACTGCTATTTATTTAATGCAGCCTGTGTTAATTGGTTGTAGTATTTGTTGAATGTTGTGTGCACACTAGATATTTAATTGGACCTGTTTTCCATACAGGCCAGGTTGATGGCGAGCTGAGAATTAGCCTGGGCACCCAGCCTGAAGACTGTGTCCTGAGAAAAGAACCAACAGAACCCCCACTGCTCTGGTCAGGCTGGTAGGAGGCTCCTTTATGCAGCCGCTCCCTTTTCCTAATTGTTCGGCCCCTCGCAACTCACTAACGGCCcctacacacagcacacacactcaccttccAACCCTTCCCCATTGGACACTCATCCGTTGGGCCGTTGTATTGCGGTGAAGCTTGAACTCTATTTCTTTGGCATttgggcctggttagtacttggatgggagactgcctgggaataccaggtgctcaTGAATCATATGTGCGCTGCGAGTCCTCCGATGTTCACTGACAAAATTAATTGTACATACTGAGGTTTTTTTTACGAATGGccatttgtatttgcatttcaTATTTCTATTGTTATTCTATTCATTGCTGTCCATGTTTAATGTTATTTGTATTTCACTATTATAATATAtggtagggctgcacgattctggaaaaaatgtgaatcacgatttttttgcttagaattgagatcacgattctctggcacgattttttttcacaaaatgtttattgcactgatgaacttgaacaaaacaaaaaaaagcattgtagtatggcagatactactatgcctctgccaaagcaatgtttttttgttttgttagttctatcattggatgagaaatgatttttacaaaagtaaaaaaaaaaattaaaactgcaagcagtgatgaacgggccctcgcagtccgcgcgcacgttggggcatgctgccgtccaAACACGCTGCGGCTTAAGCCCCATGGCTTGGTCGTTggtcacggaggcggcaaccgcctgcgtttgggacagtgcacgccgggggtgaatatcagcctcttcccaacgtgtgtttgtaacgtggcgggttgcccctgccagtattaagcgctttcaggtgaagtcagaacaacttcctgcaatccacagaaatccaaatggactgcaggtgaatgatttctaaaacatttaataatcatgTATGTTtagacaatcgattctgcactgttatgttgtgtgaagtgttacggcattctctttgcctttgtctggcattcaggcatggacacctgtgtttttgcagggaatagattgaaagtgggacagagaagggggggttgtggcttgcagtaaacttcctctgccctaaattcgaacccgggtccactgcgtatgtggcatgcactccaaccactcgacaaCCGGCGCAGCGAAAAGACGGCGACATGAGTGATGTTTGTGCAAGTGAAGATGGCGACGGGATGGAGGACTCCCCGGCCACGCTTAACTCCATTCGCAAAATGGTGAGCGAGGTCGTAGCCGAAGGCTTGCGGGACCttaaatctgaaatgaaaaaaagagttGTCGCAAGTTCGGCTCAGTTTTAGAGAGGACATGAAAGTACAACTCGACGAGCTACGATCTGAAATCAACCAGCAAATCAAAGCCGCAACCCGGCCAGGTCGAGGAGGTAGCCAAGCGACTGGGGGAAGTGGAGAGGAGCGTAGCGGGAAGAGAGCCTTGGGATACCGGCGTTAAAGACGCGCTTATCCAGCTGCTGAATAACCAAAAGTCACTCCAGGCCAAGGTCGCCGACTTGGAGGAGCGCTCCCGACGTAATAACATTCGGATTTATGGTATCCCCGAAAAGGCAGAGGGCACATCTATGCTACGGTATGTGGAAAACATGATTCAGTCGGAGCTGGGGGACACTACAGGCCTGCGTCAGGGGCAAAGTTTGGGAATTGAAAGAGCACACAGAGCGCTGGCCTCACAGCCACCTGACGGAGCACCGCCGCGCTCTACGGTGGTTTGTTTCCTACAGTTCACGGTGAAGGAGAAAATCCTCCAGGCCGCTTGGAAGAAAAGCATCTACGTCCAGGAGAGACGTGTGTTTTTCGACCATGACTATGCTGAGGctgtgcagcagaggaggaaggaatACACGCCAATTAAGCGAGTACTCAAGGAAAACGGGATCCGTTTCCAAACTCCTCTTACTCGGATGCGCGTGCATTTTGATTCAGGCACGGTCACGTTCAACAGCGCCGAAGAAGCAGCGGCAGACCTGAGAAAGCGGGGCCTCTCCGTGGGACCGATGCCGAGGAGCAGATCCAAGGACATCACTGTGGATAGTATTTACAATCTTATGCCGTGGAGTACAGTGGGACCGCGACGCACCGGGGACGCGCAGGACTACCAGGAGAGCATACGAGAGAGACTCAAAGGTTTCCAGAGGCAGGACCAGGAGGATGCCG contains:
- the LOC115581353 gene encoding tripartite motif-containing protein 16-like; amino-acid sequence: MEQKAVQLDRETFSCSICLDLLKDPVATPCGHSYCKNCIKDHWDTEDEKGIHSCPQCRKSFTPRPELLKNTMLAVLVEELKKTGLQAAPADLCYAGPEDVACDVCTGRKLRAVKSCLVCLVSFCEKHLQPHYTVAQFKKHKLVEPSEKLQENICSRHDEVMKMFCRTDQQCICYLCPVDEHKGHDTVSAAAERTERQRELEGSRHNIQQRIQDREEDVKLLQQEVEAINGSADKAVEHSEKIFTQLIRLMEERRSDVKQQVRSQQETEVSRVKELQEKLEQEITELKRKDAELKKLSHTEDHNQFLHNYPSLSALSESTHSSSIKIRPLKYFEDVTAAVSELRDKLQDVLRETWTNISLTVTQVDVLLSNPQPEPETRADFLRYSREITLDPNTANTYLLLSEGNRKATYTSQQQSYSSHPDRFTDWYQVLSRESLTGRCYWEVERRGVVYVAVAYKNISRAGLSDESGFGYNDKSWMLDCSTISYNFFHNKVQTPVSGPRSSRVGVYLDHSAGILSFYSVSDTMTLLHRVQTTFTQPLYAGVYVYDSAEFSKLK